One window of Mangrovibacterium diazotrophicum genomic DNA carries:
- a CDS encoding sensor histidine kinase, with amino-acid sequence MKETGFNYEHFFEISPDLLCIAGFDGYFKKINSAVTKVLGYSFEELYARPINDFVHPEDQSLTDKVRSELHKARPLYNFENRYITKSGEIVWLAWTSLPVQGEKLVFAIAKNITHKKKLEQDRSELLTRLTHVNQDLKQLTYTTSHDLRSPVNNVLAVLDLLDISTIDDQDAVELINILKLSGECLKETLDNYIDTLNQKHETLANYEEVDLEECLQKVLRSISTLLETSKTELQVDFSEAPNIKFNNAYMESVFLNLLTNSIKYSRPGSNPVIQIRSQQDDRRIRLTFTDNGQGFDMPRVQDKVFGLQQKFNDSKDAKGIGLYLVHNHITTMGGEISLESELDQGAKFIMRFLKDV; translated from the coding sequence ATGAAAGAAACAGGGTTTAACTACGAGCATTTCTTCGAAATCTCTCCGGATTTGTTATGTATTGCCGGCTTCGACGGATACTTTAAGAAGATCAATTCGGCAGTCACTAAAGTCCTAGGCTACTCTTTTGAAGAGTTGTACGCGAGACCAATTAATGACTTTGTGCATCCGGAAGACCAGTCGCTGACCGATAAAGTCCGCAGTGAATTGCATAAAGCACGACCACTTTACAATTTCGAAAACCGTTACATTACCAAAAGCGGCGAAATTGTATGGCTGGCCTGGACCTCCTTACCAGTTCAAGGAGAGAAGCTGGTATTTGCGATTGCCAAAAACATTACGCACAAAAAGAAACTGGAACAAGATCGCAGCGAACTACTTACCCGGCTCACCCACGTCAATCAGGATTTGAAGCAATTGACATACACGACCTCTCACGATTTGCGATCGCCGGTAAACAACGTTTTGGCCGTGCTGGATTTACTCGATATCTCAACGATCGACGATCAGGACGCGGTTGAGCTCATCAATATTTTAAAACTGTCGGGGGAATGTCTGAAAGAAACGCTGGACAACTACATCGACACCTTAAATCAGAAACACGAAACTCTCGCCAACTACGAAGAAGTTGATCTCGAAGAATGTCTTCAGAAGGTACTTCGTTCGATCAGCACCTTACTCGAGACATCGAAAACAGAACTGCAGGTTGACTTTTCCGAGGCTCCTAATATCAAGTTCAACAATGCTTACATGGAAAGCGTGTTTCTGAATCTCCTGACTAACTCGATTAAATACTCTCGCCCGGGTAGTAACCCGGTCATTCAGATCCGCTCGCAACAGGACGACAGAAGAATACGTCTGACTTTTACCGATAACGGCCAGGGATTTGACATGCCCCGAGTTCAAGACAAAGTTTTCGGACTGCAGCAAAAATTCAACGACTCCAAGGACGCCAAAGGAATAGGCCTATACCTGGTACACAATCACATTACCACCATGGGCGGCGAAATAAGCCTCGAAAGCGAACTGGATCAAGGAGCAAAATTTATCATGCGTTTTTTAAAGGACGTATAA
- a CDS encoding MATE family efflux transporter codes for MSRGKIVDMTRGPITPQIVTYIVPLIIGNLCMLTYNMADSIIVGRVVGTDALAALGAASPIMNIMLFLMVGICLGMSILMGHFFGSGDIPKLKREISTSMIAGGVFTLFIVIMGLFFSRDILRLMRTPSNILGDATSYLQIIFGGLVFSFIYNIYASTLRSMGNSSASLYFLIISAVLNILMDILFVAVWKIGIRGAAVATVIAELLSAVFCMVYVHQKFPILKFARHEFVFDWSLFRQTVSFSATAALQQITLQIGKFLIQGAVNPLGVYTIGAFNAVTRIDDLIMVVQQNIGHGTTGFMAQNHGASKVDRMRKGFLVGLKLVLLYTAVLMVPVFVFAPQLVGAFVSDKDPQFISEGVEYLRIMAFLYLLPGLTNLLQGYFRGVGRLKVTLGATTAQMVGRVVAAYALAHFLGMRGFALACLVGWICMLAYELPIFRKSWKKISMLSRS; via the coding sequence ATGAGCAGAGGAAAAATTGTCGATATGACCAGGGGGCCGATAACGCCGCAGATTGTCACTTACATTGTGCCATTGATTATCGGTAATTTGTGCATGCTCACCTACAACATGGCCGATTCCATCATTGTTGGCCGTGTTGTAGGCACTGATGCTTTGGCGGCCTTGGGTGCAGCCAGCCCGATCATGAACATCATGCTTTTCCTGATGGTCGGTATTTGCCTGGGCATGTCCATTCTGATGGGGCACTTTTTCGGCTCGGGCGATATTCCCAAATTGAAACGGGAAATCTCGACCTCGATGATCGCCGGGGGAGTTTTCACTCTGTTTATAGTGATCATGGGCTTGTTCTTTTCCCGCGATATTTTGCGCCTGATGCGAACGCCGTCCAATATTCTGGGCGACGCAACAAGCTACCTGCAGATCATCTTTGGGGGGCTGGTCTTTTCGTTTATCTACAACATTTACGCATCTACTTTGCGGAGCATGGGCAACTCCAGTGCGTCGCTCTATTTCCTGATTATTTCGGCCGTATTGAATATTTTAATGGACATTCTTTTTGTAGCCGTTTGGAAAATCGGCATTCGGGGAGCTGCTGTTGCAACGGTAATTGCCGAGTTGCTGTCGGCTGTTTTTTGCATGGTTTACGTGCATCAAAAGTTCCCGATCCTCAAATTTGCGCGCCACGAGTTTGTCTTCGATTGGAGCCTGTTTCGGCAAACGGTTAGTTTCAGTGCAACGGCTGCCCTGCAGCAAATTACCCTGCAAATCGGTAAGTTTCTCATTCAAGGCGCGGTCAACCCGCTGGGAGTATACACCATCGGTGCCTTCAACGCCGTTACCCGGATTGACGACCTGATCATGGTGGTACAGCAAAACATTGGTCACGGGACAACTGGCTTTATGGCGCAAAATCACGGTGCCAGTAAAGTTGACCGTATGCGAAAAGGCTTTCTGGTTGGGTTGAAACTTGTCCTGTTGTACACAGCCGTCCTCATGGTTCCGGTTTTCGTTTTTGCGCCCCAATTGGTCGGCGCATTCGTGAGCGATAAAGATCCTCAATTCATTAGCGAAGGAGTCGAATATCTCCGCATCATGGCTTTTCTGTATTTGTTGCCGGGACTGACCAATTTGCTGCAAGGCTATTTTCGCGGAGTAGGGCGGTTGAAAGTGACGCTGGGAGCAACTACTGCGCAAATGGTTGGCCGGGTGGTGGCGGCCTACGCGTTGGCGCATTTCCTGGGTATGAGAGGTTTCGCCTTGGCTTGCCTGGTTGGCTGGATCTGCATGCTGGCCTATGAACTACCGATCTTCCGCAAGTCGTGGAAGAAGATTTCTATGTTATCTCGGTCGTGA
- a CDS encoding glycoside hydrolase family 20 protein translates to MKYTYLIVVLALLASACTTPERTNVSIVPWPAQLKTAKGQFDLKPETQLVVADKGKFGGEVDQFQQLMQKALGQSLSTEKGENSIEILQSDTFSAPEAYAINITSKKISMAAGDAAGIFYAVETLRQLLPPSVENGEHSETYSLPELSIYDKPRFGWRGMHLDVSRHFFSIDYLKRYVDRLALYKLNKLHLHLTDDQGWRIEIKKYPQLTEQGAWRTFNAQDSVCIEKSKEDSIYALDPKHIEMRDGVPYYGGFYTQEQLRDLVKYAQERHVEIVPEIDMPGHMMAAISIFPNLSTTGKSAWGKVFSTPLNPVSEDTYTFVENVLNEVVDIFPSKYIHIGADEVEKHSWEESQECRVFMLKNGIKDYEHLQGYFVDRVAKFLQAKGKEVVVWDDALEGGIDSTLHVMYWRNWVAGVPEKVVNNGNDLILTPGDPLYFSRPDTRLFSVYNMKLHGSRFPLDKVDQIKGLQACVWSETVPSEQVADQLIFPRALALAERAWTDSSQLNWDAFKVRMKEQLKRLDGLGVNYYYKPTAELLPFMDVDTVEHRIGISFESEISQPTIYYTTDGSQPTTASNLYSGQFFVSGSASICAAVFEDGKLTEPVLHKQVDYHKAIGKPVSYQTPWNPAYPAGDAGALTDGLRGGDSYNDGMWQGFTNDLDVTVDLGKVETLSSFSATFMQIIGPGVFMPDFVEVAVSEDGLTYKNVLHVENDISPEEKKLVFKNFSGSLQGESARYVKVFARNGKKAFLFVDELVIN, encoded by the coding sequence GTGAAGTACACTTATTTAATTGTGGTTCTGGCGTTGCTGGCTTCGGCTTGCACGACGCCCGAAAGAACCAATGTATCGATAGTGCCCTGGCCGGCACAGTTAAAAACAGCCAAAGGGCAGTTCGACTTGAAGCCCGAAACACAGTTAGTCGTTGCCGACAAAGGGAAGTTTGGAGGCGAAGTTGATCAGTTTCAGCAGCTCATGCAGAAAGCGTTGGGGCAATCGCTGTCAACTGAAAAAGGAGAGAACAGTATCGAGATCTTGCAATCGGATACCTTCTCTGCGCCCGAAGCTTACGCCATCAACATTACATCGAAAAAGATTTCCATGGCAGCAGGCGATGCAGCCGGGATTTTCTACGCGGTTGAAACGCTTCGGCAATTGCTGCCTCCATCTGTTGAAAACGGAGAACATTCGGAAACATACAGTTTGCCGGAACTGAGTATTTACGACAAGCCTCGGTTTGGCTGGCGGGGAATGCACTTGGACGTTTCGCGGCACTTTTTCTCAATCGATTACTTGAAGCGCTATGTTGACCGTTTGGCCTTGTACAAGTTGAATAAACTTCATTTGCACCTGACGGATGATCAGGGCTGGCGGATCGAAATCAAAAAATACCCGCAATTGACAGAGCAAGGCGCCTGGCGAACCTTCAATGCACAGGATTCGGTGTGTATTGAAAAGTCGAAAGAAGACAGCATTTATGCGCTCGACCCGAAGCATATTGAAATGCGCGACGGTGTTCCTTATTACGGCGGCTTTTATACGCAGGAGCAGTTGCGCGACCTTGTGAAATATGCGCAGGAGCGACACGTGGAAATTGTTCCCGAAATTGACATGCCGGGCCACATGATGGCAGCCATCAGTATTTTTCCGAACCTCTCAACTACGGGTAAATCGGCCTGGGGCAAGGTGTTCTCAACACCGCTGAACCCGGTTAGCGAGGATACCTACACGTTTGTTGAGAATGTTTTGAACGAGGTTGTCGACATCTTCCCGTCAAAATACATCCACATTGGTGCCGACGAAGTAGAGAAACACAGTTGGGAGGAGTCGCAGGAATGTCGCGTTTTCATGTTGAAAAACGGCATCAAAGATTACGAGCATCTGCAGGGCTATTTTGTCGATCGCGTGGCTAAGTTTCTGCAAGCGAAAGGAAAAGAAGTGGTGGTTTGGGATGACGCGCTGGAGGGTGGAATCGACTCGACATTGCATGTCATGTACTGGCGAAATTGGGTGGCCGGCGTTCCCGAGAAAGTGGTGAACAATGGCAACGACCTGATTTTAACGCCGGGCGATCCCCTGTATTTTTCGCGGCCCGACACACGCTTGTTCAGTGTTTACAACATGAAGTTGCACGGTTCCCGTTTTCCGCTCGATAAGGTTGATCAGATCAAGGGGCTGCAGGCCTGCGTTTGGTCAGAGACTGTTCCCTCGGAGCAGGTTGCCGACCAGTTGATTTTTCCGCGTGCACTGGCTTTGGCCGAGCGTGCCTGGACGGACAGTAGCCAGTTGAACTGGGATGCCTTTAAAGTACGCATGAAAGAGCAGCTGAAACGTTTGGACGGTTTGGGTGTGAATTACTATTACAAACCAACAGCGGAGTTGCTGCCGTTTATGGATGTGGATACCGTTGAGCACCGGATTGGAATTAGCTTTGAAAGTGAGATCAGCCAACCGACCATTTACTACACAACTGACGGTTCGCAGCCAACAACAGCGTCGAATTTGTACAGCGGGCAGTTTTTCGTGAGCGGGAGCGCGTCGATTTGTGCTGCTGTATTTGAGGATGGAAAATTGACAGAACCGGTGTTGCACAAACAGGTCGACTATCACAAAGCGATTGGCAAACCGGTGAGCTACCAAACACCTTGGAACCCGGCTTACCCGGCTGGTGATGCGGGCGCATTGACGGACGGTCTTCGTGGCGGCGACAGCTACAACGATGGTATGTGGCAGGGTTTTACCAACGACCTGGATGTAACTGTTGATCTGGGAAAAGTGGAAACGTTGAGTTCGTTTTCGGCGACATTCATGCAAATTATTGGCCCCGGAGTATTTATGCCCGATTTTGTGGAAGTCGCTGTTTCGGAAGACGGCTTGACCTACAAAAATGTGCTACACGTTGAAAACGACATTTCGCCGGAAGAGAAGAAACTGGTATTTAAAAACTTTTCCGGTTCTCTTCAAGGCGAAAGTGCGCGCTATGTAAAAGTCTTCGCTCGCAACGGTAAAAAAGCTTTTCTGTTTGTCGATGAGTTGGTGATCAACTAA
- the nudC gene encoding NAD(+) diphosphatase yields MIQDIFPHQFDNQYKANQLVADSDWLFYFENNQLLVKPTGDQFFIPKKKDFPAVDTTSATFLFSLNEASCFLISGKPEIDSADFEYKDMNFIRAIDQPEIAWTALAAFQLMNWYKQNKFCGKCGSPMQLKADERAIVCPSCKNLVFPKISPAVITAIICDDKILLARNASFTNNRFALIAGYVDIGETLEQAVCREIKEEVGLEITKLHYYASQPWPLSGSLMLGFVAEADDRQPIVIDNKEIVEAGWFSRGQLPNVPNNTSIAGEMIEKFEKGELNIASLALVEKQLQR; encoded by the coding sequence ATGATCCAGGATATTTTTCCACACCAATTCGACAATCAATACAAAGCCAACCAGCTTGTTGCTGATTCAGACTGGCTATTTTATTTCGAAAACAATCAACTGTTAGTAAAACCGACAGGAGATCAATTCTTCATTCCGAAGAAAAAGGATTTTCCCGCTGTTGACACAACATCGGCGACCTTCCTTTTTTCACTGAACGAGGCCTCCTGTTTTTTGATTTCGGGAAAACCGGAAATCGACTCGGCTGATTTCGAATACAAGGACATGAATTTCATACGGGCCATCGACCAGCCTGAAATTGCGTGGACTGCACTTGCAGCTTTTCAGCTGATGAACTGGTACAAGCAAAACAAGTTTTGTGGTAAATGCGGATCTCCCATGCAACTGAAAGCTGACGAACGTGCCATTGTGTGCCCTTCCTGCAAAAACTTGGTTTTCCCAAAAATATCGCCGGCCGTGATCACTGCGATCATTTGCGACGACAAAATCCTGCTGGCCCGAAACGCCAGTTTCACCAACAACCGTTTTGCACTAATTGCCGGGTATGTGGACATTGGCGAAACGCTGGAACAAGCTGTTTGCCGGGAGATCAAGGAGGAAGTTGGACTGGAAATCACCAAACTGCATTATTACGCGAGCCAGCCCTGGCCCCTATCGGGCTCGCTGATGCTGGGCTTTGTTGCGGAGGCCGACGACCGGCAGCCAATCGTGATCGACAACAAGGAGATCGTTGAAGCGGGCTGGTTCTCGCGGGGGCAGTTGCCCAACGTTCCGAACAATACCAGCATCGCCGGCGAGATGATTGAAAAGTTCGAAAAGGGTGAGCTGAACATCGCTTCGCTTGCCCTTGTGGAAAAGCAACTGCAGCGCTAG
- a CDS encoding CDGSH iron-sulfur domain-containing protein — protein MSQEAKKEAVTIKLFKDGPYLVEGVVNITTVDGETKEYTNPHLCRCGGSSNKPFCDGTHKKIGFKG, from the coding sequence ATGAGTCAAGAAGCAAAAAAAGAAGCTGTGACTATCAAACTTTTTAAAGATGGTCCTTACCTGGTTGAAGGAGTTGTAAACATCACCACCGTTGATGGTGAAACAAAAGAGTACACCAACCCGCATCTGTGTCGTTGCGGTGGCTCGTCGAACAAGCCCTTCTGCGATGGTACACACAAAAAGATCGGCTTCAAAGGGTAA